A single region of the Thunnus maccoyii chromosome 10, fThuMac1.1, whole genome shotgun sequence genome encodes:
- the atp2c1 gene encoding calcium-transporting ATPase type 2C member 1 isoform X2 — protein sequence MVPVLTSKKASELPVNEVSCVLQADLQRGLTQEEVSRRRNYHGWNEFDISEEEPLWKKYISQFKDPLILLLLASAVISVLMHQFDDAISITVAIIIVVTVAFVQEYRSEKSLEELGKLVPPECHCIREGNLEHLLARELVPGDTVCLSVGERVPADLRLFEATDLTVDESSLTGETTPCSKSTSHQPAATNGDIASRSNIAFMGTLVRCGKAKGIVIGTGENSEFGEVFKMMQAEEAPKTPLQKSMDLLGKQLSLYSFGIIGVIMLVGWLQGKRIMDMFTIGVSLAVAAIPEGLPIVVTVTLALGVMRMVQKRAIVKKLPIVETLGCCNVICSDKTGTLTKNEMTVTQLFSSDGLHAEVTGVGYNGAGEVLLDGEIIHGFSCPSINKIVEVGCVCNDSVIRNRTLLGRPTEGALIALAMKMGLESLQQEYVRVEEHPFTSDKKWMAIRCVHRTQQDKPGVYFMKGAYEQVIRYCSSYNSRGNTLPLNHQQRELYQQQISYMGTAGLRVLAFASGAEMGSLTFLGLVGMIDPPRSGVKEAVGTLISSGVAIKMITGDSQETAVSIASRLGLYSKGCQCLSGDEVDHLDLQQLSNVVPRVTVFYRASPRHKLKIVKSLQNIGAVVAMTGDGVNDAVALKAADIGVAMGQTGTDVCKEAADMILVDDDFQTIMSAIEEGKGIYNNIKNFVRFQLSTSIAALTLISLATLMNFPNPLNAMQILWINIIMDGPPAQSLGVEPVDRDVIRKPPRNVRDSIITRSLIVKVLVSALIIVCGTLFVFWRELQDNVITPRDTTMTFTCFVFFDMFNALSSRSQTRMVHEMGLCSNRTFCYAVLASIMGQLLVIYFPPLQNVFQTESLSILDLLFLVALTSSVCVVSEAIKKVERWRGVERSPPSDCFHEV from the exons ATGGTCCCGGTACTAACCTCCAAAAAAGCCAGTGAACTCCCCGTCAACGAAGTATCATGTGTCCTGCAG GCCGACCTGCAGCGGGGTCTGACCCAGGAGGAGGTGAGCCGGAGGAGGAACTACCACGGCTGGAACGAGTTTGATATCAGTGAAGAGGAGCCGCTATGGAAGAAATACATCTCACAG ttcAAAGACCCTctcatcctgctgctgttggcGTCGGCCGTCATCAGCGTTCTCATGCACCAGTTTGATGATGCCATCAGCATCACTGTG GCCATTATAATAGTAGTGACAGTTGCCTTTGTCCAG gagtaTCGCTCAGAGAAGTCTCTAGAAGAACTCGGGAAGCTGGTGCCTCCAGAATGTCACTG TATCAGAGAGGGGAACCTGGAGCACCTGCTGGCCAGAGAGCTGGTTCCTGGAGACACCGTCTGTCTTTCTGTGGGAGAAAGAGTTCCAGCGGATCTCCGCCTCTTCGAG GCGACGGACCTGACCGTGGATGAGTCCAGTCTGACGGGGGAGACCACGCCCTGCTCCAAGTCCACCTCCCACCAGCCGGCGGCCACCAACGGAGACATCGCCTCCCGCAGCAACATCGCCTTCATGGGGACGCTAGTGCGCTGCGGCAAAGCCAAG GGCATCGTCATAGGAACCGgagaaaactctgagtttggGGAGGTATTCAAGATGATGCAAGCAGAAGAG gCTCCTAAAACGCCGCTGCAGAAGAGCATGGACCTGCTGGGGAAGCAGCTCTCGCTCTATTCCTTCGGCATCATAG GGGTCATCATGCTGGTGGGCTGGCTGCAGGGGAAGAGGATCATGGATATGTTCACCATCGGTGTCAG TCTGGCGGTAGCTGCCATCCCTGAGGGTTTACCCATCGTGGTGACGGTGACGCTGGCGCTCGGTGTGATGCGCATGGTGCAGAAAAGAGCCATCGTCAAGAAGCTTCCCATCGTAGAAACTCTGG GATGCTGTAATGTGATCTGTTCAGACAAAACGGGAACTCTGACAAAGAACGAGATGACGGTCACTCAGCTGTTCTCGTCAGACGGACTCCACGCTGAG GTGACGGGCGTCGGCTACAACGGAGCAGGAGAAGTTTTACTGGACGGAGAGATCATCCACGGTTTCTCCTGTCCTTCAATCAACAAGATAGTGGAG gtTGGTTGTGTGTGTAACGACTCTGTCATCAGGAACCGAACGCTGTTGGGACGACCGACAGAAGGAGCGCTCATCGCCCTCGCCATGAAG ATGGGCCTGGAGAGCCTCCAGCAGGAGTACGTCCGCGTGGAGGAGCATCCCTTCACCTCGGACAAGAAGTGGATGGCTATTCGCTGTGTTCACCGCACCCAGCAG GACAAGCCTGGCGTCTATTTCATGAAAGGAGCTTATGAGCAGGTGATTCGTTACTGCAGCTCCTACaacagcagaggaaacacaCTTCCCCTGAACcaccagcagagggagctctACCAGCAGCAGATCAGCTACATGGGCACCGCCGGACTGAGAG tcTTGGCGTTTGCGTCGGGGGCCGAGATGGGATCCTTGACCTTCCTGGGTCTGGTGGGCATGATCGACCCTCCGAGGTCAGGGGTCAAAGAGGCCGTGGGCACGCTCATCAGCTCCGGCGTCGCCATCAAGATGATCACAGGAGACTCGCAGGAGACCGCCGTGTCCATAG CCAGTCGTCTGGGTCTTTACTCTAAAGGCTGTCAGTGTTTGTCGGGAGACGAGGTGGATCATCTCGACCTGCAGCAGCTTTCAAACGTCGTCCCGAGG GTTACGGTGTTTTATCGAGCCAGTCCCCGACACAAGCTGAAGATCGTCAAG TCCCTCCAGAACATCGGCGCCGTGGTGGCGATGACGGGCGACGGGGTGAACGATGCCGTAGCTCTGAAGGCGGCCGACATCGGCGTGGCGATGGGTCAGACGGGCACCGACGTCTGCAAGGAGGCGGCCGACATGATCCTGGTGGACGACGACTTCCAGACCATCAT GTCGGCCATCGAGGAGGGAAAAGGGATTTATAATAACATCAAAAACTTTGTCCGCTTCCAGCTGAGCAC GAGTATTGCAGCTCTCACACTCATCTCCTTGGCGACGCTGATGAATTTCCCCAACCCGCTGAACGCCATGCAGATCCTGTGGATCAACATCATCATGGACGGACCTCCTGCTCAGAG tttGGGGGTGGAGCCTGTGGATCGGGACGTGATCAGAAAGCCTCCTCGTAACGTGAGAGACAGCATCATCACCCGCAGTCTGATCGTCAAAGTCCTGGTGTCGGCTCTCATCATCGTCTGCGGGACGCTGTTTGTCTTCTGGAGAGAG ttgcaGGACAACGTGATCACTCCTCGAGACACAACCATGACCTTCACCTGCTTCGTGTTTTTCGACATGTTCAACGCTCTGAGCTCCCGTTCACAG ACTCGTATGGTTCATGAGATGGGTCTCTGCAGTAACCGGACGTTCTGTTACGCCGTCCTGGCCTCCATCATGGGTCAGCTCCTCGTCATCTACTTCCCTCCTCTGCAGAACGTCTTCCAGACGGAGAGCCTCAGCATTCTGG ACCTGCTGTTCCTGGTGGCGCTCACCTCCTCCGTGTGCGTGGTGTCGGAGGCCATCAAGAAGGtggagaggtggaggggagTCGAGAGGAGCCCGCCCTCCGATTGCTTCCACGAGGTATGA
- the atp2c1 gene encoding calcium-transporting ATPase type 2C member 1 isoform X1, translating to MAAAVSELDTMDSVRGGISRKMLKKRELLLSERQPSSEDETMVPVLTSKKASELPVNEVSCVLQADLQRGLTQEEVSRRRNYHGWNEFDISEEEPLWKKYISQFKDPLILLLLASAVISVLMHQFDDAISITVAIIIVVTVAFVQEYRSEKSLEELGKLVPPECHCIREGNLEHLLARELVPGDTVCLSVGERVPADLRLFEATDLTVDESSLTGETTPCSKSTSHQPAATNGDIASRSNIAFMGTLVRCGKAKGIVIGTGENSEFGEVFKMMQAEEAPKTPLQKSMDLLGKQLSLYSFGIIGVIMLVGWLQGKRIMDMFTIGVSLAVAAIPEGLPIVVTVTLALGVMRMVQKRAIVKKLPIVETLGCCNVICSDKTGTLTKNEMTVTQLFSSDGLHAEVTGVGYNGAGEVLLDGEIIHGFSCPSINKIVEVGCVCNDSVIRNRTLLGRPTEGALIALAMKMGLESLQQEYVRVEEHPFTSDKKWMAIRCVHRTQQDKPGVYFMKGAYEQVIRYCSSYNSRGNTLPLNHQQRELYQQQISYMGTAGLRVLAFASGAEMGSLTFLGLVGMIDPPRSGVKEAVGTLISSGVAIKMITGDSQETAVSIASRLGLYSKGCQCLSGDEVDHLDLQQLSNVVPRVTVFYRASPRHKLKIVKSLQNIGAVVAMTGDGVNDAVALKAADIGVAMGQTGTDVCKEAADMILVDDDFQTIMSAIEEGKGIYNNIKNFVRFQLSTSIAALTLISLATLMNFPNPLNAMQILWINIIMDGPPAQSLGVEPVDRDVIRKPPRNVRDSIITRSLIVKVLVSALIIVCGTLFVFWRELQDNVITPRDTTMTFTCFVFFDMFNALSSRSQTRMVHEMGLCSNRTFCYAVLASIMGQLLVIYFPPLQNVFQTESLSILDLLFLVALTSSVCVVSEAIKKVERWRGVERSPPSDCFHEV from the exons ATGGCGGCTGCCGTCAGTGAGCTTGACACGATGGACTCTGTCCGCGGTGGGATTTCACGGAAGATGCTGAAGAAACGGGAGCTGCTG CTTTCCGAGAGACAACCCTCCAGTGAAGATGAGACCATGGTCCCGGTACTAACCTCCAAAAAAGCCAGTGAACTCCCCGTCAACGAAGTATCATGTGTCCTGCAG GCCGACCTGCAGCGGGGTCTGACCCAGGAGGAGGTGAGCCGGAGGAGGAACTACCACGGCTGGAACGAGTTTGATATCAGTGAAGAGGAGCCGCTATGGAAGAAATACATCTCACAG ttcAAAGACCCTctcatcctgctgctgttggcGTCGGCCGTCATCAGCGTTCTCATGCACCAGTTTGATGATGCCATCAGCATCACTGTG GCCATTATAATAGTAGTGACAGTTGCCTTTGTCCAG gagtaTCGCTCAGAGAAGTCTCTAGAAGAACTCGGGAAGCTGGTGCCTCCAGAATGTCACTG TATCAGAGAGGGGAACCTGGAGCACCTGCTGGCCAGAGAGCTGGTTCCTGGAGACACCGTCTGTCTTTCTGTGGGAGAAAGAGTTCCAGCGGATCTCCGCCTCTTCGAG GCGACGGACCTGACCGTGGATGAGTCCAGTCTGACGGGGGAGACCACGCCCTGCTCCAAGTCCACCTCCCACCAGCCGGCGGCCACCAACGGAGACATCGCCTCCCGCAGCAACATCGCCTTCATGGGGACGCTAGTGCGCTGCGGCAAAGCCAAG GGCATCGTCATAGGAACCGgagaaaactctgagtttggGGAGGTATTCAAGATGATGCAAGCAGAAGAG gCTCCTAAAACGCCGCTGCAGAAGAGCATGGACCTGCTGGGGAAGCAGCTCTCGCTCTATTCCTTCGGCATCATAG GGGTCATCATGCTGGTGGGCTGGCTGCAGGGGAAGAGGATCATGGATATGTTCACCATCGGTGTCAG TCTGGCGGTAGCTGCCATCCCTGAGGGTTTACCCATCGTGGTGACGGTGACGCTGGCGCTCGGTGTGATGCGCATGGTGCAGAAAAGAGCCATCGTCAAGAAGCTTCCCATCGTAGAAACTCTGG GATGCTGTAATGTGATCTGTTCAGACAAAACGGGAACTCTGACAAAGAACGAGATGACGGTCACTCAGCTGTTCTCGTCAGACGGACTCCACGCTGAG GTGACGGGCGTCGGCTACAACGGAGCAGGAGAAGTTTTACTGGACGGAGAGATCATCCACGGTTTCTCCTGTCCTTCAATCAACAAGATAGTGGAG gtTGGTTGTGTGTGTAACGACTCTGTCATCAGGAACCGAACGCTGTTGGGACGACCGACAGAAGGAGCGCTCATCGCCCTCGCCATGAAG ATGGGCCTGGAGAGCCTCCAGCAGGAGTACGTCCGCGTGGAGGAGCATCCCTTCACCTCGGACAAGAAGTGGATGGCTATTCGCTGTGTTCACCGCACCCAGCAG GACAAGCCTGGCGTCTATTTCATGAAAGGAGCTTATGAGCAGGTGATTCGTTACTGCAGCTCCTACaacagcagaggaaacacaCTTCCCCTGAACcaccagcagagggagctctACCAGCAGCAGATCAGCTACATGGGCACCGCCGGACTGAGAG tcTTGGCGTTTGCGTCGGGGGCCGAGATGGGATCCTTGACCTTCCTGGGTCTGGTGGGCATGATCGACCCTCCGAGGTCAGGGGTCAAAGAGGCCGTGGGCACGCTCATCAGCTCCGGCGTCGCCATCAAGATGATCACAGGAGACTCGCAGGAGACCGCCGTGTCCATAG CCAGTCGTCTGGGTCTTTACTCTAAAGGCTGTCAGTGTTTGTCGGGAGACGAGGTGGATCATCTCGACCTGCAGCAGCTTTCAAACGTCGTCCCGAGG GTTACGGTGTTTTATCGAGCCAGTCCCCGACACAAGCTGAAGATCGTCAAG TCCCTCCAGAACATCGGCGCCGTGGTGGCGATGACGGGCGACGGGGTGAACGATGCCGTAGCTCTGAAGGCGGCCGACATCGGCGTGGCGATGGGTCAGACGGGCACCGACGTCTGCAAGGAGGCGGCCGACATGATCCTGGTGGACGACGACTTCCAGACCATCAT GTCGGCCATCGAGGAGGGAAAAGGGATTTATAATAACATCAAAAACTTTGTCCGCTTCCAGCTGAGCAC GAGTATTGCAGCTCTCACACTCATCTCCTTGGCGACGCTGATGAATTTCCCCAACCCGCTGAACGCCATGCAGATCCTGTGGATCAACATCATCATGGACGGACCTCCTGCTCAGAG tttGGGGGTGGAGCCTGTGGATCGGGACGTGATCAGAAAGCCTCCTCGTAACGTGAGAGACAGCATCATCACCCGCAGTCTGATCGTCAAAGTCCTGGTGTCGGCTCTCATCATCGTCTGCGGGACGCTGTTTGTCTTCTGGAGAGAG ttgcaGGACAACGTGATCACTCCTCGAGACACAACCATGACCTTCACCTGCTTCGTGTTTTTCGACATGTTCAACGCTCTGAGCTCCCGTTCACAG ACTCGTATGGTTCATGAGATGGGTCTCTGCAGTAACCGGACGTTCTGTTACGCCGTCCTGGCCTCCATCATGGGTCAGCTCCTCGTCATCTACTTCCCTCCTCTGCAGAACGTCTTCCAGACGGAGAGCCTCAGCATTCTGG ACCTGCTGTTCCTGGTGGCGCTCACCTCCTCCGTGTGCGTGGTGTCGGAGGCCATCAAGAAGGtggagaggtggaggggagTCGAGAGGAGCCCGCCCTCCGATTGCTTCCACGAGGTATGA